A portion of the Permianibacter fluminis genome contains these proteins:
- a CDS encoding RodZ domain-containing protein, whose protein sequence is MAELTTEAAPVAAPRVGPGARLKAGREAQKQSLEQAARHLRLDEPTLAAIESDHYPAHVPSTFLRGYLRAYAKWLELPADEIVAAYNEQQPNEATLAGLKSLLPLPESGRSRSSKWLWLSMLAIVLIVVVVAVIKLSPGNWLEQMRLADSSVSATDSTATLALPPETTSGELSLQLAPEEPVTDAEVVPEAETETAASTESVAAKPDPATKPSESASKPATSNSPATSASVVPVSTSAAEPVSGSGELLEFAFIEDCWIRVTDAGGSVLSVGIKQKGNRIRLSGQAPLTVVLGNPSGVQLRHNGRPIDLTAYPGGRPATLTVQTAASE, encoded by the coding sequence ATGGCGGAATTGACCACTGAAGCGGCGCCGGTTGCGGCGCCGCGAGTCGGACCGGGCGCCCGGCTGAAAGCCGGACGGGAAGCGCAAAAGCAATCGCTGGAGCAGGCTGCGCGGCATTTGCGGCTGGATGAACCCACGCTGGCCGCAATCGAATCGGATCACTATCCGGCGCACGTGCCGTCGACCTTTTTGCGCGGCTATTTGCGCGCCTATGCCAAATGGCTGGAATTGCCGGCCGACGAAATCGTCGCGGCCTATAACGAACAGCAGCCGAATGAAGCAACGCTGGCCGGTTTGAAAAGTTTGTTGCCGTTGCCTGAAAGCGGTCGCAGTCGCAGCAGCAAGTGGTTGTGGCTCAGCATGCTGGCCATTGTGCTGATCGTGGTTGTGGTCGCGGTGATCAAGCTGTCGCCGGGAAATTGGCTGGAGCAAATGCGCTTGGCAGACAGCAGTGTCAGTGCCACAGACAGCACGGCGACGTTGGCGCTGCCGCCGGAAACCACCAGCGGCGAACTGTCATTGCAGCTGGCGCCGGAAGAACCGGTGACCGACGCCGAAGTGGTGCCGGAAGCGGAAACCGAAACGGCTGCGAGCACCGAGAGCGTCGCGGCCAAGCCGGATCCGGCGACGAAGCCAAGTGAGAGCGCCAGCAAGCCGGCGACCAGCAACAGCCCAGCCACGTCGGCAAGCGTCGTTCCGGTGAGCACGTCAGCAGCGGAGCCGGTCAGCGGTAGCGGTGAGTTGCTGGAATTTGCGTTTATTGAAGACTGCTGGATTCGGGTGACCGATGCCGGCGGCAGCGTGTTGTCGGTAGGCATCAAGCAAAAGGGCAATCGGATTCGCTTGTCCGGTCAGGCGCCGCTGACCGTGGTGCTCGGCAATCCGAGTGGCGTGCAATTGCGGCACAACGGTCGGCCGATCGATTTGACCGCTTATCCGGGCGGTCGGCCGGCAACGCTGACCGTGCAAACGGCAGCCAGTGAATGA
- the ispG gene encoding flavodoxin-dependent (E)-4-hydroxy-3-methylbut-2-enyl-diphosphate synthase, whose translation MKGQSWIVRRKTRQIRVGNVLVGGDAPISVQSMTNTETTDVDATVAQIVQLANAGADIVRVSVPTMDAAEAFKIIKQRSPVPLVADIHFDYRIALKVAEYGVDCLRINPGNIGKEERVRAVVDAARDKGIPIRIGVNAGSLEKDLQEKYGEPTPEALVESAFRHIDMLDKLNFHDFKLSLKSSNVFMAVSAYRLIAAQIDNPLHLGITEAGAFRTGTVKSSVGLGMLLAEGIGDTIRISLAADPVEEVKVGWDILKSLGLRNRGVNIIACPTCSRAEFDVIGTVNELELRLEDVREPLDVSVIGCVVNGPGEAGETDVGLTGGFSGSMLYFDGEKHEKIPNNDIIDRLEKAVRGKLAEREAQHAAAAKGAERLTVKNA comes from the coding sequence ATGAAAGGGCAGTCGTGGATCGTACGGCGCAAAACGCGCCAGATTCGGGTGGGCAATGTCCTGGTCGGCGGTGATGCGCCGATCAGCGTGCAAAGCATGACCAATACCGAAACGACCGATGTCGATGCGACTGTTGCGCAGATCGTGCAGCTGGCCAACGCCGGTGCCGATATTGTCCGGGTTTCGGTGCCGACCATGGACGCGGCCGAGGCGTTCAAAATCATCAAGCAGCGCTCACCGGTGCCGCTGGTTGCCGATATTCATTTCGATTACCGCATTGCGCTGAAAGTGGCGGAGTACGGGGTCGATTGCCTGCGCATCAACCCGGGCAATATCGGCAAGGAAGAGCGGGTGCGGGCGGTGGTCGATGCCGCGCGTGACAAGGGCATTCCGATTCGCATTGGCGTCAATGCCGGTTCGCTGGAAAAAGATCTGCAAGAGAAATACGGCGAGCCGACACCGGAAGCCTTGGTCGAGTCGGCGTTTCGACACATCGACATGCTCGACAAGCTGAATTTCCACGATTTCAAGCTCAGCCTGAAATCGTCGAACGTGTTCATGGCGGTCAGCGCGTATCGACTGATTGCCGCGCAAATTGATAATCCGCTGCATCTGGGCATCACCGAAGCTGGCGCCTTCCGCACCGGCACGGTGAAGTCGTCGGTGGGCCTCGGCATGCTGCTCGCCGAAGGCATTGGCGACACCATCCGCATTTCGCTGGCGGCCGATCCGGTCGAGGAAGTGAAAGTCGGCTGGGACATTTTGAAGTCGCTCGGTTTGCGCAACCGCGGCGTCAACATCATTGCCTGCCCGACCTGTTCGCGCGCCGAGTTTGATGTCATTGGCACGGTCAATGAGCTGGAGCTGCGGCTGGAAGATGTCCGCGAGCCGCTTGATGTCTCGGTGATCGGCTGCGTGGTCAACGGCCCAGGTGAAGCCGGTGAAACCGATGTCGGTCTGACCGGTGGCTTCAGTGGCTCGATGTTGTATTTCGACGGCGAGAAGCACGAGAAGATTCCGAACAACGACATCATCGACCGGCTGGAAAAAGCCGTGCGCGGCAAGCTGGCCGAGCGGGAAGCGCAGCATGCGGCCGCGGCCAAAGGTGCCGAGCGGCTGACAGTAAAAAACGCCTGA
- the pilW gene encoding type IV pilus biogenesis/stability protein PilW: MKQCLTVCVLMLCLAACSSAPSSQPDNLASDKREKAAEARLAAASGYLDAGQMERAKFHLDKALQHAPDNANVQATLGYYYSLVSENKRAEEHFQKALRLDGDSPGVLDLYGVYLCRQGKYSKAQELFERAIAIPSNPKMASVMENAGLCALRSNAPEKADEYFRRALQHNPKQANALLEMANRELEQQRLERAKGYWDRFKEVGRDTPRSLWVGIQLAHALRDKDTVASLGLKLEQIFPDSEEADLYADKKQQWRN, translated from the coding sequence ATGAAGCAATGCCTGACCGTCTGTGTATTGATGTTGTGCCTCGCTGCGTGCAGCAGCGCGCCGAGCAGTCAACCCGACAATCTGGCATCCGACAAGCGCGAGAAGGCCGCGGAAGCGCGGTTGGCTGCCGCATCCGGCTATCTGGACGCCGGCCAAATGGAGCGGGCCAAGTTCCATCTCGACAAGGCGTTGCAACACGCACCTGACAATGCGAACGTGCAGGCAACGCTCGGTTATTACTACTCGCTGGTCAGTGAAAACAAGCGGGCCGAAGAGCATTTCCAGAAAGCCTTGCGGCTGGATGGGGACAGTCCGGGCGTGCTGGATTTGTACGGCGTCTATCTCTGCCGTCAGGGCAAGTACAGCAAGGCGCAGGAATTGTTTGAACGTGCCATCGCCATTCCATCGAACCCGAAAATGGCGTCAGTGATGGAGAACGCCGGTCTCTGTGCGCTGCGCAGCAATGCCCCGGAAAAAGCCGACGAGTATTTCCGGCGGGCGCTGCAACACAATCCGAAGCAAGCCAACGCGTTGCTGGAAATGGCCAATCGCGAGCTGGAACAGCAGCGACTGGAGCGGGCCAAAGGGTATTGGGATCGATTCAAGGAAGTCGGACGCGATACCCCGCGTTCGTTGTGGGTGGGTATTCAGTTAGCACATGCGTTGCGCGACAAGGACACCGTTGCCAGCCTCGGCCTGAAACTGGAGCAGATCTTCCCGGACTCGGAAGAAGCTGATCTTTACGCAGATAAAAAACAACAATGGCGGAATTGA